A genomic stretch from Leptospira licerasiae serovar Varillal str. VAR 010 includes:
- a CDS encoding TetR/AcrR family transcriptional regulator, whose amino-acid sequence MDFSEKKNRLRVLLGASRVFLRKGYAKTKMEDLVEESKIGKKTLYEYYSNKEEILKAAADYRQTKAAFKLKKIRNNGALDFSKRFVKMRKELLDVCKPGHFALWKELQDQIPEIWRMIKTKRVQLIDTEIERLLEEGKKLGEFRADLRPDLFIMALIACSDAVYKWEQNPTERRANISELDNIFLYGIIRRGKETLKSS is encoded by the coding sequence ATGGATTTCTCCGAGAAAAAAAATAGGCTCCGAGTTTTACTCGGAGCATCTAGAGTCTTTCTGCGGAAAGGTTATGCGAAAACTAAAATGGAGGATCTTGTAGAAGAATCCAAAATCGGAAAAAAGACCTTATACGAATACTACTCGAACAAAGAAGAAATTTTAAAAGCCGCTGCCGACTATCGTCAAACCAAGGCTGCCTTTAAACTTAAGAAAATTCGAAACAATGGCGCTCTGGACTTCTCTAAACGATTTGTGAAGATGAGAAAGGAGCTGTTGGATGTTTGTAAGCCCGGCCATTTCGCATTATGGAAGGAATTGCAGGATCAAATTCCGGAAATATGGAGAATGATTAAGACAAAAAGGGTCCAATTAATAGATACTGAAATAGAAAGGTTATTAGAAGAGGGGAAAAAATTAGGAGAATTCAGAGCGGACTTGAGGCCTGACTTGTTCATCATGGCATTAATTGCCTGTTCAGATGCGGTTTACAAGTGGGAGCAAAACCCGACCGAGCGTCGGGCCAATATATCCGAACTGGACAATATTTTTCTTTATGGCATAATACGCAGAGGAAAGGAGACGTTAAAATCGTCTTGA
- a CDS encoding TetR/AcrR family transcriptional regulator yields MHSAVEQELTQEKDEVRQRIFEKSFELFLRYGFAKTRMEEIARTLRISRKTLYKHFANKHELLKEVMTDKHLRIHGRIEGIFQDPEKSIKEKIQSMRGCLSSEIPHGMNEFLREIRDQAPDIWKQIQSLKEKNINRTMRKMIETGIKNGEIRSDVNPDIVLLIHSAASEAMFDPNFLAQTPYSIRDLVQELDNIIFYGIVKREDT; encoded by the coding sequence GTGCACAGCGCCGTGGAACAAGAACTAACCCAAGAGAAGGACGAAGTACGTCAGAGAATATTCGAAAAATCGTTCGAGCTATTTTTGCGATACGGTTTTGCGAAGACTCGAATGGAAGAGATCGCTCGAACTCTTAGGATCAGTCGTAAAACACTTTATAAACACTTCGCCAATAAGCATGAATTGTTAAAAGAAGTGATGACTGATAAACATCTCAGAATTCACGGACGTATTGAAGGGATTTTCCAAGACCCGGAAAAATCCATTAAAGAAAAGATCCAATCAATGAGAGGTTGTCTCTCTTCCGAGATCCCTCACGGAATGAACGAATTTTTAAGAGAGATCCGTGACCAGGCTCCTGACATTTGGAAACAAATCCAGTCTCTAAAAGAAAAAAATATAAACAGAACAATGAGAAAGATGATCGAGACCGGCATCAAGAACGGTGAAATCCGTTCGGATGTGAATCCTGATATCGTACTTCTAATTCACTCAGCAGCTTCCGAAGCGATGTTCGACCCGAACTTTTTAGCGCAGACCCCGTATTCTATCCGAGATCTGGTCCAAGAGCTGGATAATATTATTTTTTACGGCATTGTAAAAAGAGAAGATACATAA
- a CDS encoding TolC family protein, with translation MAGNKIYYKCFPLDVMQHKQNQATFYSFVYLGIFLSSFSIFGDTRDDLEKERVWTTTSLIRYSLENSVQAKMSRLDLENSEYDWEKENGKYNFIGTLSANTQKTNNLPLPQYTLQGREITSNTLSAGLSKVFNTGTTASLTVSDNRYETDAGKRPEQQGTIAQQFAQPSLHFANLGFTLKQELLKNIFGYQQRRSLEISRRSSAAKRLDAMNTLSRSVVQSLLSFWNLSLADENLKTAELLVKSVKNVKDITTSKVRMGVAEDYESGQWAALLISAENQLRQAKLEKDKVRRDLLVSLGKDPETKVNFSLVLDDSLPSLGAEDSETEEAFQHRYDFKSLALQKQNAGTALEISKNGLLPSLYVSGTYNSREYDRNFPQSFDGIGAGRFTQNSAEIKMDYPLGNDTARAEYKNSLTQSRKMDLLLEQTKEQVKTDVRQGLQKISTTYEILEESKKNLSQAEKFYSGILPRYRYGRATSVNVKNALDLVAQARYGLMQAKVNYNSALVQYELSKGTLFRKYGMDAEEVLNQNTGDQK, from the coding sequence ATGGCTGGAAACAAAATATACTATAAATGTTTCCCATTGGATGTTATGCAGCACAAACAGAATCAGGCAACCTTTTACAGCTTTGTTTACTTAGGCATTTTTCTAAGTTCATTTTCTATCTTCGGAGATACTCGAGACGATCTAGAGAAGGAAAGAGTTTGGACCACCACATCTCTTATTCGTTACTCTTTGGAGAATTCAGTTCAGGCAAAGATGAGCCGGCTGGACTTAGAGAACTCCGAATATGATTGGGAGAAGGAGAACGGTAAATACAATTTTATCGGAACCTTATCCGCTAATACGCAGAAGACCAATAATTTACCTCTTCCTCAATACACTTTGCAAGGTAGAGAGATCACAAGTAACACACTCTCCGCGGGTCTATCAAAAGTTTTTAATACAGGGACCACTGCTAGTTTAACCGTTTCCGATAACCGTTACGAAACTGACGCGGGGAAAAGACCGGAGCAACAGGGCACGATCGCTCAACAATTCGCGCAACCAAGTCTTCATTTTGCAAATCTCGGTTTTACTTTGAAACAGGAATTATTGAAGAATATTTTCGGGTACCAGCAAAGAAGATCTTTGGAGATCAGTCGGAGAAGTTCGGCTGCAAAAAGATTGGATGCGATGAATACTCTTTCCAGATCCGTAGTCCAGTCTCTATTATCTTTTTGGAATCTATCGTTAGCGGATGAAAATCTTAAAACCGCAGAGCTACTCGTCAAAAGTGTAAAAAATGTAAAAGATATTACAACTTCTAAGGTGAGGATGGGAGTGGCTGAAGATTACGAGTCCGGGCAATGGGCTGCACTTTTAATTTCGGCGGAAAACCAACTCAGACAGGCGAAACTTGAAAAGGATAAGGTTAGAAGGGACCTATTGGTCTCGCTTGGGAAAGATCCGGAGACTAAGGTGAATTTTTCCCTGGTCCTGGATGATTCTCTCCCTTCTTTAGGCGCAGAAGATTCCGAAACGGAAGAAGCCTTTCAACATCGATACGATTTCAAGAGTCTCGCATTACAAAAACAAAATGCGGGGACTGCACTGGAGATCTCCAAGAACGGATTATTGCCCTCTCTCTATGTGAGTGGGACTTATAATTCCCGCGAATACGATCGTAATTTTCCGCAGAGTTTTGATGGAATAGGTGCGGGGAGATTTACCCAGAATTCAGCAGAGATCAAGATGGATTATCCCCTCGGAAATGATACTGCTAGAGCGGAATATAAGAATTCTTTAACACAAAGTAGAAAGATGGATCTTCTTTTGGAACAAACAAAAGAGCAGGTCAAAACAGACGTAAGACAAGGGTTACAAAAGATCAGCACCACTTACGAGATCCTGGAAGAATCCAAAAAGAATCTATCTCAAGCGGAGAAGTTTTACTCGGGCATTCTGCCCAGATACAGATACGGAAGAGCCACGTCCGTAAACGTTAAGAACGCATTGGACCTGGTAGCCCAGGCTAGATACGGACTGATGCAGGCAAAAGTGAATTATAACTCGGCCCTAGTACAATACGAACTCTCTAAGGGCACACTATTCCGCAAATACGGAATGGATGCCGAAGAAGTTCTGAACCAAAACACCGGAGATCAAAAATGA
- a CDS encoding efflux RND transporter permease subunit — protein sequence MNFAELSIKRPIFITCTVLIILVSGYLSLNKLGVDLFPNVTIPVVTVTVPYPGAAPNEIETLIAKPVEDELSTISGVKRIRSTCSEGSGTIILEFTLETDVKYAEQQVRDKVSAVKPKLPNDIKEPIIRRIDPADQPIIILALNANLSEAQIYDIANEEIKQNLLTAKDVGNITIYGGRKREIHVALDRQKLKQHMIPASVVSNRLASGGTNIPAGKVSKADSELVYRTINEFKSPQEIRDTPISLFGNEVPVKIGQLGEVVDTLEDESTRAYFNGKKAVFLLVFKQSGSNTVAVAQEVKKRIDDLNKELARREGGAVLSIANDNSIQIDDNIYDVKETIIIGIALTIVVVLLFLGSVRSTIITGLALPNSLLGAFILMAVAGFTVNVMTLLALSLAVGLLIDDAIVVRENIFRHREMGKTAREASTEGTKEVTLAVIATTMTVIAVFLPIAFVSGVVGQFLREFGLTVCFALLISLYDALTIAPMLSAYFGGKISGSHAHAGHGNSSQEFLSVPSDGKKKKKNGATTAFEEIAFSKIRAQEAPKGIISRIFSAVFELLKFVFGVLGRILSPVEKGLDKVLSGFNVFQTWLENIYANVLKFTLKRPVFILSSAVLIFVASLMLTKYIPKTFLPAQDQGKFQVTLDMPPGTSVQKMAEIAQEAYKEISSHKEVKLVAMFNTNRTATMFVEMIPAKERNMNTSQFKDLLRKELESFSYANPIVKDVDNVGGGQRPFTLVVSGQNGKVVEEYSRKLFERLRESKALLDVDTSYRAGAPEFRVVPDRQREVLLGIPGTVIGTELRTLVEGTTPAVYRENGVEYDIRVRLKEGQRDLKDNFYNSFVPNFNNMMIPIQNVAKAEETTGLATINRMNRNQSVEIYADVNPDGPGMGGAMEEVAKLTQTEMPLPPGVRIGYTGQAENFKEMGTSLGIAMGLGVLFIYMVLASLYESFITPIAIMLVLPLALCGAFIALFLTQKSLDIFSMIGLIMLIGVATKNSILLVDFTNQLIQRGVEMKEAIIEAGRERLRPILMTSFALIAGMAPIAIGLNEASKQRTSMGVAIIGGLISSTVLTLVVVPAAFSYIEKLNNLVRRNSPDPDAR from the coding sequence ATGAATTTTGCGGAACTATCGATCAAACGACCGATATTTATTACCTGTACGGTTCTCATCATTCTTGTTTCGGGATATCTTTCCCTGAATAAGTTGGGAGTAGACCTTTTTCCTAACGTAACAATTCCGGTGGTCACAGTAACTGTGCCTTATCCGGGAGCTGCACCCAACGAGATCGAAACTCTGATCGCCAAACCTGTGGAAGACGAACTTTCCACAATCTCAGGAGTAAAAAGGATCCGATCTACTTGTAGTGAAGGGTCGGGAACGATCATCCTTGAATTTACCTTGGAAACCGACGTAAAATACGCGGAACAACAGGTAAGAGATAAGGTCTCCGCTGTAAAACCTAAATTACCGAACGATATCAAAGAACCGATCATCAGAAGGATAGACCCTGCGGATCAGCCGATCATCATTCTTGCATTGAATGCAAACTTAAGTGAAGCTCAGATCTACGATATCGCAAACGAAGAGATCAAACAGAATCTTTTAACTGCAAAGGACGTGGGAAATATCACGATCTATGGCGGTCGTAAAAGAGAGATCCATGTCGCTTTAGATAGACAAAAATTAAAACAACATATGATCCCTGCTTCTGTGGTTTCCAATCGTTTGGCTTCCGGTGGTACTAATATCCCTGCAGGTAAAGTGAGTAAGGCGGATTCGGAGTTGGTATATAGAACCATCAACGAATTCAAATCTCCTCAAGAGATCAGGGACACCCCGATTTCCTTATTCGGGAACGAGGTTCCGGTAAAGATAGGACAATTGGGTGAAGTAGTAGATACTTTAGAGGATGAAAGTACTCGCGCGTATTTTAACGGTAAGAAAGCAGTCTTCTTATTAGTATTTAAACAATCAGGGTCGAATACTGTTGCGGTAGCGCAAGAGGTCAAAAAAAGGATCGATGATTTGAATAAGGAACTTGCGAGAAGAGAAGGTGGCGCAGTCCTTTCTATTGCAAACGATAATTCCATTCAGATCGACGATAACATCTACGATGTAAAAGAAACGATCATCATAGGTATCGCACTCACGATCGTAGTGGTTCTATTATTCTTAGGAAGTGTTCGATCCACAATTATTACCGGACTTGCATTGCCTAATTCGCTTTTGGGCGCATTCATCTTGATGGCGGTTGCAGGATTTACCGTAAACGTGATGACACTTCTTGCATTGAGCTTGGCAGTCGGACTACTCATCGACGACGCAATCGTAGTTCGGGAAAATATTTTCCGACATAGGGAGATGGGCAAAACCGCAAGAGAAGCTTCTACCGAGGGAACTAAGGAAGTAACATTAGCGGTAATCGCAACTACTATGACGGTGATCGCAGTGTTCTTGCCGATCGCATTTGTGAGCGGAGTAGTAGGGCAGTTCTTAAGAGAATTCGGACTTACAGTATGTTTCGCACTTTTGATCTCTCTTTATGATGCACTTACGATCGCTCCGATGTTATCCGCGTATTTCGGCGGAAAAATCTCAGGATCGCATGCGCATGCAGGTCATGGAAATTCTTCGCAAGAATTCTTAAGCGTTCCATCAGACGGAAAGAAAAAGAAGAAAAACGGTGCAACCACCGCTTTCGAAGAGATCGCGTTTTCTAAGATAAGGGCACAAGAAGCTCCGAAAGGAATTATTTCCAGGATCTTCTCTGCTGTATTTGAGCTCTTAAAATTCGTATTCGGAGTATTAGGAAGAATTCTTTCACCTGTAGAGAAGGGTTTGGATAAGGTATTATCCGGATTTAACGTATTCCAGACTTGGTTGGAGAATATCTACGCAAACGTTTTGAAATTCACTTTAAAACGTCCGGTATTCATATTGAGTAGTGCGGTCTTAATCTTTGTTGCCAGCTTGATGCTGACCAAGTATATTCCTAAAACATTCTTACCTGCGCAGGACCAAGGAAAATTCCAAGTTACTTTGGACATGCCTCCCGGCACTTCCGTACAAAAGATGGCGGAGATCGCTCAGGAAGCATATAAAGAGATTTCTTCTCATAAAGAAGTTAAATTGGTGGCTATGTTCAATACGAACAGGACTGCGACAATGTTTGTGGAGATGATCCCTGCGAAAGAAAGAAATATGAACACTTCTCAGTTCAAGGATCTTCTTCGTAAAGAATTGGAATCATTTTCCTACGCAAACCCGATCGTTAAAGATGTGGATAACGTGGGTGGAGGACAAAGGCCTTTTACTCTGGTAGTCAGCGGACAGAACGGAAAAGTAGTGGAGGAATATTCCAGAAAACTTTTCGAAAGATTAAGAGAATCTAAAGCTCTTTTGGATGTGGATACAAGTTATAGAGCCGGCGCTCCGGAATTCAGAGTGGTGCCTGATCGCCAAAGAGAAGTTCTACTCGGAATTCCGGGAACTGTGATCGGAACGGAATTAAGAACTCTTGTGGAGGGAACTACTCCCGCTGTCTATCGTGAGAACGGAGTGGAATACGATATTCGTGTTCGATTGAAAGAAGGACAGAGAGATTTGAAGGACAACTTTTATAATTCTTTCGTTCCTAACTTTAACAATATGATGATTCCAATTCAGAACGTCGCAAAAGCGGAAGAGACGACAGGTCTTGCTACTATCAACCGTATGAACAGGAACCAATCAGTTGAGATCTATGCCGACGTAAATCCGGATGGGCCTGGTATGGGCGGAGCAATGGAAGAAGTAGCAAAACTGACACAGACAGAAATGCCTCTTCCTCCAGGAGTCCGTATCGGATACACGGGACAGGCTGAGAACTTTAAGGAGATGGGAACTTCTCTCGGGATCGCTATGGGACTCGGTGTGTTATTCATCTATATGGTCCTTGCATCCTTGTATGAAAGTTTTATAACACCTATCGCGATTATGCTGGTCCTTCCTTTGGCGCTTTGTGGAGCGTTCATCGCTCTATTCTTGACCCAAAAGTCTTTGGATATATTTTCCATGATCGGGCTAATCATGCTCATCGGAGTGGCTACAAAGAATTCGATCTTACTCGTGGACTTCACGAACCAGCTCATACAAAGAGGTGTGGAAATGAAAGAAGCGATCATAGAAGCAGGAAGAGAACGTCTTCGCCCTATCCTGATGACATCCTTCGCTTTGATTGCAGGTATGGCTCCTATTGCGATCGGACTAAACGAAGCGTCCAAACAAAGGACGAGTATGGGGGTCGCGATCATAGGCGGATTGATCTCTTCCACCGTACTTACGTTAGTAGTAGTGCCGGCAGCGTTTTCCTATATAGAGAAGTTGAATAATCTAGTCCGTAGGAATTCTCCGGATCCGGATGCGCGATAA
- a CDS encoding DUF2079 domain-containing protein translates to MNLLRYGTERKSWILFLVSLIYLITLSGIQYVTLQVEWHDSGSILYALATPKSVGYFWSYEFGVPFLQEHSSYILGLLSFLFHFFPYIELWLIIQCVSISLGIVLLERYFSEIAPEFEYSWILSITFLLNPYVTHAHLYPHFETLWIPLFSGFLLYANRGSFLISLPFLLLALMVKEDAWIYAIGTTSLLFGKARGKILLLYFFVILLYVGIVLVWFTPMYFPDKVSHFSDKWGKSKSEILIDLFQNPFSYFKLLISGQFKYLFASVLALPIFSGWRALPGIAVAGLWMSSISQDRAFFSFYFGLPAILLFYYSIPFAISNLYSRLTHFRKDKRLILVPTIGLIFISIFLLLFPGNYSGRGPTVAKLIKRGKASVSNSIQDTLTLVRLRSGCEGKVFASFSYATYLFCGNDIRLPYHDWKNIESGKWYPDLVVLRSPEEELVPASKSVSEMIHYFDKNQLYRKEDYGSRILVWRKITL, encoded by the coding sequence ATGAATCTTCTTAGATACGGAACCGAAAGAAAGTCCTGGATTTTATTCTTAGTTTCCTTAATCTATTTAATAACTCTATCCGGTATCCAATACGTCACTCTTCAAGTCGAATGGCATGATTCCGGATCGATTTTATATGCACTGGCAACTCCGAAGTCTGTGGGGTATTTTTGGTCTTATGAGTTCGGCGTTCCGTTTCTTCAAGAACATTCCTCGTATATACTTGGTTTGCTCTCTTTTCTATTTCATTTTTTCCCCTATATAGAGTTATGGCTAATCATACAATGTGTTAGTATATCTTTAGGTATCGTACTGTTAGAGCGTTATTTTTCAGAAATAGCACCTGAATTCGAATATTCCTGGATTTTGAGTATCACATTTTTATTAAACCCATATGTAACTCACGCGCACCTTTATCCTCATTTTGAGACATTATGGATCCCTCTCTTTTCGGGCTTTTTACTATATGCAAATCGAGGCTCTTTTTTAATATCCCTCCCCTTCCTTTTGCTTGCATTAATGGTCAAAGAAGACGCTTGGATATATGCAATTGGGACAACATCTCTACTTTTCGGGAAAGCGCGCGGAAAAATATTATTACTATATTTCTTTGTGATATTATTATATGTAGGAATAGTATTAGTTTGGTTTACCCCAATGTATTTTCCGGATAAGGTTTCGCATTTTTCCGATAAATGGGGTAAAAGTAAATCCGAGATCTTGATCGACCTATTCCAAAATCCTTTTTCATATTTCAAACTTCTGATTTCCGGACAGTTCAAGTATTTATTTGCGAGTGTACTAGCCCTACCTATTTTTTCCGGATGGAGAGCTCTTCCCGGAATCGCAGTAGCTGGGCTCTGGATGTCGTCCATATCTCAGGACAGAGCTTTTTTTTCTTTTTACTTCGGGCTTCCTGCTATATTATTATTTTATTATTCGATTCCTTTCGCGATCTCGAACCTATATAGTCGACTCACCCATTTCCGAAAGGACAAAAGATTGATTCTTGTTCCTACAATTGGACTTATCTTCATATCGATCTTCCTTCTACTTTTTCCTGGGAATTATAGCGGCCGCGGACCTACAGTGGCTAAATTGATCAAGAGAGGGAAAGCCAGCGTATCAAATTCTATCCAAGACACTCTCACATTGGTTCGCTTAAGATCCGGATGTGAAGGAAAAGTTTTCGCTTCTTTTTCTTATGCTACATATCTATTTTGTGGAAACGATATTAGGCTGCCTTACCATGATTGGAAGAATATAGAGTCCGGCAAATGGTATCCTGACTTGGTAGTTCTGCGCAGTCCGGAAGAAGAATTAGTGCCAGCTAGCAAATCAGTAAGCGAAATGATACATTATTTCGATAAGAATCAACTCTATCGAAAAGAAGATTATGGATCAAGAATACTTGTCTGGCGTAAGATTACGCTTTAA
- a CDS encoding hybrid sensor histidine kinase/response regulator, with protein MNEIPTDILTFIKFFENSDGTSVYLNELLRDDKGKIKDIKLHYCNEQGAKLLKMEKDFVIGRNFTQLRSDVNEVKPEFAAFMESISKAGSEWRGIRQSVISGKYFDSTMLCHQDDWIISIAKDLNQEIKEKDIFREAAYRNEDAIYYLEPVFDERGSIIDFSYKDMNPAAEAEMGIPKEISIGKNLYSIFPQNVNIGMFDHFKKVYLTQQAEKKEYEIKDAQGNLKFYLLHISRVYEGLVISSKNITEIRNVENQLRIQKEQLEFTYLASNDGYWDYNMKTERLFLSERWKTMLGFTDEEIPSDDTQVWRRLVHPKDLRIALSAFQRHQSEETERFDKVLRFKTKSGEYIFIRSRALIIKDENGDPTRIVGTHTDISAAKQSELALEKAKERAEQADKAKSEFLGMISHEMRTPLNGIFGMANLLSGSKLDPEQKEYLKDLSDSTEILSRLIDDLLQIITLDSAKMEIKEEPFEIKTFIDFIRILIEPKASEKNIEFKIFISEKFPRVIVGDRTRIEQVLLNLITNSIKFTDKGSVTLSLDLEGETSIVFKVKDTGIGIKEEARQRIFDAFHQEDLADTRKYKGVGLGLYIVKRLTSKMKGEVRLDSKPGYGSEFSVILPLRTGTESAFTPTQNQSENIPLFSSSSVLIVDDNEINLKILAKHLSKTGIKSDSALSGQEALKLLDTNEKKYDLILLDLQMPEMDGYHTADAIHALHSSNAKTPIVAVTASSFSEAYEKCAQHGIEGFIGKPFQPKQLYKVLTDFL; from the coding sequence ATGAACGAGATCCCGACTGACATACTTACATTTATTAAGTTTTTTGAAAATTCGGATGGGACTTCCGTATACTTGAACGAACTTCTCCGAGACGATAAAGGTAAGATCAAAGATATAAAACTCCACTATTGTAATGAGCAAGGCGCTAAACTTTTGAAAATGGAGAAGGACTTCGTTATCGGAAGAAATTTCACACAGCTAAGATCCGACGTGAATGAAGTTAAACCTGAGTTCGCTGCTTTTATGGAATCTATCAGTAAAGCCGGCTCAGAATGGAGAGGAATTCGTCAGTCCGTAATCTCAGGAAAGTATTTTGACTCCACTATGCTCTGCCACCAAGACGATTGGATCATTTCCATCGCAAAAGACTTAAACCAAGAGATCAAAGAAAAGGATATTTTCAGAGAGGCAGCGTATAGGAATGAGGATGCAATCTATTATTTGGAACCGGTCTTCGATGAGAGAGGATCCATTATAGATTTTTCATATAAGGATATGAATCCAGCAGCAGAAGCTGAAATGGGAATTCCTAAAGAGATCTCGATCGGCAAAAATTTATATAGTATATTCCCTCAAAATGTGAATATAGGGATGTTCGATCATTTTAAGAAAGTATATCTCACGCAACAGGCGGAAAAAAAAGAATACGAGATCAAAGACGCTCAGGGAAATTTAAAATTTTATCTTCTCCATATCAGCCGTGTTTACGAAGGTCTCGTAATTAGTAGTAAGAATATTACGGAAATTCGGAACGTAGAGAACCAACTTAGAATACAAAAAGAACAATTAGAATTCACTTATCTGGCATCCAATGACGGATACTGGGACTATAATATGAAGACTGAGCGACTTTTTCTTTCCGAAAGATGGAAAACGATGCTTGGATTTACGGACGAAGAGATTCCTTCCGACGACACTCAAGTATGGAGAAGATTGGTTCATCCAAAAGATTTGAGGATTGCGCTTTCTGCATTCCAAAGACATCAGTCCGAAGAAACGGAAAGATTCGATAAAGTATTAAGATTCAAAACAAAATCGGGAGAGTATATATTTATTCGTTCTAGAGCACTTATCATCAAAGATGAGAATGGAGACCCTACGCGTATCGTAGGAACTCATACCGATATCTCCGCTGCAAAACAATCGGAGCTGGCCTTAGAAAAAGCAAAAGAAAGGGCCGAACAAGCAGACAAGGCCAAGTCAGAATTTTTAGGAATGATCTCGCATGAGATGAGAACTCCTTTGAACGGAATATTCGGAATGGCAAACCTGCTATCAGGTTCTAAATTAGATCCGGAACAGAAGGAATATCTAAAAGATCTTTCAGATTCCACGGAGATCTTATCCAGATTGATCGACGATCTTCTACAGATCATCACCTTGGATTCCGCAAAAATGGAGATCAAGGAAGAACCTTTCGAGATCAAAACATTCATAGATTTTATACGTATATTAATAGAACCTAAAGCTTCTGAAAAGAATATCGAATTCAAGATATTTATCTCCGAAAAATTTCCTAGAGTGATCGTAGGAGACAGGACAAGAATAGAACAGGTGCTACTGAACCTAATTACGAACTCCATCAAATTTACCGATAAAGGATCGGTCACACTTTCTTTGGATCTCGAAGGAGAGACATCGATCGTGTTCAAGGTAAAAGACACGGGTATTGGAATTAAGGAAGAAGCAAGGCAAAGAATATTCGACGCATTCCACCAAGAAGATTTAGCGGACACTCGCAAATACAAAGGAGTGGGACTTGGACTTTATATAGTCAAAAGACTTACTTCTAAAATGAAAGGAGAAGTCCGTTTAGATTCCAAACCAGGTTATGGTTCTGAATTTTCCGTCATTCTTCCTTTGAGAACAGGGACGGAATCCGCCTTCACACCGACTCAGAACCAATCCGAAAACATTCCTTTATTCTCCTCAAGTTCAGTTCTTATTGTGGATGATAACGAGATCAATTTGAAGATCCTTGCCAAACACTTAAGTAAAACCGGGATCAAATCCGACTCCGCTCTAAGCGGTCAGGAAGCGTTAAAACTTTTAGATACGAACGAAAAAAAATACGATCTAATCCTATTAGATCTACAAATGCCCGAGATGGACGGATACCATACCGCCGACGCTATACATGCTTTACATTCCTCTAATGCAAAAACTCCTATCGTTGCAGTTACGGCTAGTTCCTTTTCGGAAGCTTATGAAAAATGCGCTCAGCACGGAATAGAAGGTTTTATCGGCAAACCATTCCAACCAAAACAATTGTATAAAGTTCTTACCGATTTTCTCTGA
- a CDS encoding YheT family hydrolase: MDTLRPFKPPIHLRHPFVQTVLASLMRQNTPDHPMDKAASPIVINAGKGVRLLGHYSRSPQNKALLVLIHGWEGSMDSNYIQRTSRRFYDKGVSIFRLNLRDHGDTHHLNPEPFNGSLIRETYEAVRKVAKDFGHKLPVYLAGFSMGGNFTIRVAREHSRNKQSIPNLKHCIAVSPPLHPKSATEMMDSKLIIGKYFLDKWRQSLAKKNVHFPELHPYPNIMKGKTVMEMTDRIVASSSEFKDSDDYFNSYTLGPKDFEKLKVDLTIVTSADDPIIRPDEFKEIPKSSKLRIFIQKYGGHNGFYENLKGDCWYFRVFDKVIFE, encoded by the coding sequence ATGGACACTCTTCGTCCCTTTAAACCTCCCATTCATCTTAGACATCCTTTTGTGCAAACTGTATTAGCATCTTTAATGAGGCAGAATACTCCGGATCATCCTATGGATAAGGCCGCATCTCCTATCGTTATAAATGCGGGTAAAGGTGTTCGATTATTAGGTCATTATTCCAGATCGCCGCAAAATAAAGCCTTACTAGTGCTTATACACGGATGGGAAGGAAGTATGGATTCAAATTACATTCAAAGGACTTCCAGAAGATTTTACGATAAAGGGGTTTCTATCTTTCGATTGAACTTAAGAGATCATGGGGACACTCACCATCTAAATCCGGAACCATTTAATGGAAGTTTAATACGAGAGACTTACGAAGCTGTCCGCAAAGTGGCAAAAGACTTCGGACATAAACTTCCGGTATATTTGGCCGGATTTTCCATGGGCGGGAATTTTACGATACGAGTTGCAAGAGAACATTCCAGAAATAAACAAAGTATCCCGAATTTAAAACATTGTATCGCTGTCAGCCCTCCACTTCATCCAAAGTCCGCGACCGAAATGATGGATTCCAAACTGATCATAGGAAAATACTTCTTAGACAAATGGAGACAATCCTTAGCTAAAAAGAATGTACACTTCCCGGAACTACATCCCTATCCGAATATTATGAAAGGAAAAACCGTCATGGAAATGACCGATAGGATCGTAGCTTCTTCCTCGGAGTTCAAAGACTCGGACGATTATTTTAATTCTTATACATTGGGCCCAAAGGATTTCGAAAAATTAAAAGTGGATCTGACAATAGTAACATCTGCGGACGATCCGATTATACGTCCCGACGAATTCAAAGAGATCCCTAAAAGTTCCAAGCTAAGGATATTCATCCAAAAGTACGGCGGTCATAACGGATTTTATGAAAACTTAAAGGGAGACTGCTGGTATTTTAGGGTCTTCGATAAAGTCATATTCGAATAA